The proteins below are encoded in one region of Metabacillus dongyingensis:
- a CDS encoding cell wall-binding repeat-containing protein → MYLKKITLFMFMSVVFVFLLPSLSQASTPDFNSVQQKVSQKCKYNPQTEYGKFIPYQTGNCLLTNAALELEVPAEIVKAVATKESIDWQQFKNGEPILSGDGGIGIMQITVYPAADEENLKKNAIFNIYSGVKRLKDYLTVPVGSNQSAPLVQKDDPAASYLERWYFSALRYNGIKPENSPLAICEGNGERNSGAYQEELFELIKTDEGKGIQDINTKIALIDMKPADFTYTCKTSENITFNKTDFKLNAQMTETKHLFNKNDTLITFNEDAADPKIRQGATGSSPVVKAGKGIVVKPTGEFVYDSSAGSSNHFVWYPVQVKDSQTKGYVASSYLKRILTRLEGASRYHTAAEISKEGWKQSDTVVLATGRDFPDALSGTPLAAKYHAPLLLIDGKSKTIQSKNNLPAKQEITRLGAKKVIILGGNGAIPLEVEGELRGLGLSVTRISGSNRFETSAKIAESLPSTTAIVATGRNFPDAISVAAYASKKGYPILLSEVDTIPEKIKKSLTTISKTVVIGGENAISAKVFNELKSKNAIRISGKNRYETSIQVAQQLKLGQNEIFTARGDQFPDALSGAVLASKNNASVLLVNDTSSKTLIDKYQSATILGGQGAVNADIEKEMISLLKN, encoded by the coding sequence GTGTATTTAAAAAAAATCACCCTTTTCATGTTTATGTCAGTTGTTTTCGTTTTTCTGCTCCCGTCACTGTCTCAGGCCAGCACGCCTGATTTTAATAGCGTGCAGCAAAAAGTCAGTCAGAAGTGCAAGTATAATCCGCAAACAGAATACGGGAAGTTCATTCCTTATCAAACAGGAAATTGTCTTTTGACGAATGCTGCCTTGGAGCTTGAAGTTCCTGCGGAAATTGTAAAAGCTGTTGCGACTAAAGAAAGCATTGACTGGCAGCAATTTAAAAACGGAGAACCTATTCTATCTGGCGATGGCGGTATAGGCATCATGCAGATAACGGTATACCCTGCAGCAGATGAAGAAAATTTGAAAAAGAATGCGATTTTTAATATCTACTCAGGGGTTAAGAGATTAAAAGACTACCTGACTGTACCTGTCGGCTCCAATCAATCTGCACCTCTCGTGCAAAAGGACGATCCAGCTGCATCATATCTTGAAAGATGGTATTTCTCTGCCTTGCGGTACAACGGAATCAAGCCTGAGAACAGTCCTCTCGCAATATGTGAAGGGAATGGGGAAAGAAATTCTGGAGCTTATCAAGAAGAACTATTTGAACTGATTAAGACTGATGAAGGCAAAGGGATACAGGATATCAATACTAAGATTGCCTTAATTGATATGAAGCCTGCAGACTTCACTTATACTTGTAAAACTAGTGAAAATATTACTTTCAATAAAACAGATTTTAAACTAAATGCTCAAATGACAGAAACAAAGCATCTTTTTAATAAAAACGATACTCTTATCACGTTTAATGAAGATGCCGCAGATCCAAAAATTCGTCAGGGCGCAACTGGGTCTTCTCCTGTAGTTAAAGCAGGAAAAGGGATTGTTGTAAAACCCACTGGGGAATTTGTTTATGACAGCAGTGCCGGTTCATCCAACCATTTCGTCTGGTATCCAGTTCAGGTGAAAGATTCACAAACTAAAGGATATGTAGCATCCAGTTATTTAAAACGTATTTTAACGAGATTGGAAGGCGCGAGCCGCTATCATACAGCTGCAGAAATCTCTAAAGAGGGCTGGAAGCAGTCAGATACAGTGGTTCTTGCGACAGGAAGAGATTTTCCCGATGCTTTATCAGGAACGCCTTTAGCTGCAAAATATCATGCACCTCTTCTGTTAATAGACGGCAAATCAAAAACCATTCAATCAAAGAACAATCTTCCGGCTAAACAAGAAATCACAAGATTAGGAGCCAAAAAGGTTATTATTCTTGGCGGAAATGGTGCAATACCATTAGAGGTAGAAGGCGAACTTCGGGGATTAGGCTTATCAGTTACCCGTATTTCAGGATCTAATCGATTTGAAACTTCAGCTAAAATAGCAGAAAGTCTGCCTTCCACTACAGCAATTGTTGCCACAGGAAGAAATTTCCCTGATGCTATATCTGTTGCGGCTTATGCATCTAAAAAAGGCTACCCAATTCTGCTCAGCGAAGTGGACACGATCCCTGAAAAGATTAAAAAGTCATTAACAACAATATCTAAGACAGTCGTAATCGGAGGGGAAAATGCCATTTCAGCTAAAGTATTTAATGAGCTGAAAAGCAAAAATGCAATAAGAATCAGCGGTAAAAATCGATATGAAACAAGCATACAAGTTGCCCAGCAATTAAAACTGGGGCAAAACGAGATCTTCACAGCAAGAGGAGATCAATTCCCGGATGCACTTTCGGGAGCGGTTCTCGCCTCAAAGAATAATGCATCTGTTCTGCTTGTAAATGATACATCATCAAAAACTTTAATCGACAAGTATCAATCGGCTACTATTCTTGGCGGACAGGGAGCAGTAAATGCTGACATCGAAAAAGAAATGATCAGCCTATTAAAAAATTAA
- a CDS encoding SGNH/GDSL hydrolase family protein — MSKVITMCVIILTVCALVLGNYHWKQKISSAQEQQIDSKSEEPAAKEEQPEWMAKAANLPAPIKEKMKLAKENGKPLKIVAVGSESTSVQSTGWPALLQTNLQKAYGEEMFTLQVLSYPEGTTRTFINENHGEEVNKLQPDILLFEPFSLNDNGNVGLTNTLQNFNGIISGFKEKNPKTFIYIQPSHPIFNATFYPKEVAALKELVKEKGLTYLNHWDNWPDQKDEKIKNLLNEDQAAPNEEGNKIWAEYLTNYFVKTTE, encoded by the coding sequence ATGAGTAAAGTAATTACAATGTGTGTCATAATCTTAACGGTATGCGCACTTGTACTAGGCAACTATCATTGGAAGCAGAAAATAAGCTCAGCTCAAGAACAGCAGATAGATTCTAAATCAGAAGAACCAGCAGCAAAAGAAGAACAGCCAGAGTGGATGGCCAAAGCTGCTAATCTGCCGGCGCCGATAAAAGAAAAAATGAAGCTTGCAAAAGAAAACGGCAAACCATTAAAAATCGTGGCAGTTGGTTCAGAGAGCACTTCTGTACAGAGCACAGGCTGGCCGGCATTATTGCAAACGAATCTACAGAAAGCATATGGGGAGGAAATGTTCACTCTTCAAGTTTTATCATATCCTGAGGGAACAACCAGAACATTTATCAATGAAAATCATGGTGAAGAAGTCAATAAACTTCAGCCGGATATCCTATTATTTGAACCATTTTCCTTAAACGATAATGGAAATGTTGGTCTGACAAATACTTTGCAGAATTTTAATGGAATTATCTCTGGCTTTAAAGAAAAGAACCCCAAGACATTCATCTATATTCAGCCATCTCATCCAATCTTCAATGCAACCTTTTATCCAAAAGAAGTGGCTGCTTTAAAAGAGCTTGTAAAAGAAAAAGGGCTGACATACCTTAATCATTGGGATAACTGGCCAGATCAGAAAGACGAAAAAATAAAAAATCTGCTGAATGAAGATCAAGCAGCACCAAATGAGGAAGGAAACAAGATCTGGGCAGAATACTTAACAAACTACTTTGTGAAAACCACGGAATAG